A segment of the Frankineae bacterium MT45 genome:
GCTCGCCTACATGAGCCCGAATGTCGAACGCATCATCAGCGATCGGCCGGTATTGGGGATTCAGCGATGACCTGGTTGAGCTGGCGGCAGTTCCGCACTCAGGGGGCGACCGTCGCCGCGATTCTGGCCGTCCTGGCGGTCCTGCTCCTCTTCGTCGGTCTCGACCTGCGCCACCTCTACTCGGTCTCCGGCCTCGCGACCTGCGCCAGTAACCCCAACTGCGGGGGTTCGAACTACGACGCCTTCCTCTCCCACTACGTGCCGGTGCGTCAGCTGCTGGGGCCGCTGCTGCTCGTGCTTCCGGCAGCGATCGGGGTCTTCTGGGGCGCCCCGCTGGTCGCCGGTGAGTTGGAGAGCGGGACGTTCCGGATGGTCTGGACGCAGGGCGTCTCCCGGACCCGCTGGCTCGCGGTGAAGATCGCGGTGGTCGGCACGGCGTCGGTCGTCGTGACAGCGCTGGCGAGTCTCGTCGTCACCTGGTGGTACAGCCAGATCGACCAGATCAACAACAGCCGCTTCCAGAGCGACATCTTCAATGAGCGCAATGTCGCGCCGATCGGCTACGCCGCCTTTGCGTTCGCGCTGGGCCTCTGTGCCGGCATCCTGCTGCGTCGCACGCTGACGGCGATGGCCGTTACCCTGGTCGGGTACATCGCCGCCCAGGCGGTGGTGATGACGAGCATCCGCCCGCGATTCATGGCTGCTCTGCACGCCACTGGACCGATCGAGCCACCACCGGGCGCAATCGCGGTCGCCAAGGGAGGGCTCCCGCCGAAGGCGCTGACCGATCCCGGTGACTGGATCATCTCCAACTCGGTCACCAACGCCGCCGGTCACAGCGTCACGAACATCGAGATCCGTCCCGACAGCGAGTGCGCGAACACCGGTCACTGTCTGGCCGACTATCACCAGAACATCACGTATCAACCGGCCAGCCGTTACTGGAGCTTCCAGTGGCACGAGTTCGGCCTGTATGTGGGCCTGACCGCCGTGCTCATCGGGCTCTCTTTCTGGTTGATCCGCCGCCGCCTGAGCTAGCGGCCGGCGGTCAGGACTGCTGCAAGTCCTGGGTGAGTCGGGCCAGCACCTCGTCCGGCGTCATGTTCGCCGTGACGTAGCTCGACGCGTGGCCGGCCTTGACGGTCCAGGCGCCGGACTCCCAGCGGTACGGGTCGACCGGATCGGCCGGCAGGATGGAGATCGACAGGGCCGGATTGATCTGGTCGATCACTTGTCGGGCCAACTCGGCGATCTCGCCGTCGGTGATAGGCATGCGTACATCAGACCATTGCCCCCAGCACCGGCACCAGCCTGAGGATCGCGCCGCGATAGGGGACGATGGGTCTCATGGAGCTGGTCGACCCCGCCGCATTCGAGCAGATGGTCGCCGTGGCCCTCGACGGGCTCCCGCCCAAGCTGGCGGCGGTCATGCGCAACGTGGCGGTGACCGTCGACAATGACTCCCCGCAGCTCGGGCTCCTCGGCCTCTATCGAGGGGTGCCGCTGACCGCCCGTACGTCCCACTACTCCGCGGTGCTACCGGACCGGATCACCATATTCCGGCACGCGATCTGCGCGATCTGCCGCAATGAGGCTGAGGTTGTCGAGCAGGTGCGGCGGACCGTCATCCATGAGATCGGCCATCACTTCGGTATCGACGACGAGCGGCTGCACGAACTGGGCTGGTAGCGCCGTGGTTCGCGCCGCTCATTGCCGACGGGCGGTCAGCCGACGGGCGGTCAACCGCTGAAGTAACTGCCTGCCTCCAGATCGGCGATCAGGCCGGGGTGGGTCGGGGCCCAGTCCATCAGTTCGCGGGTCCGGGAGTTGGAGGCCGGGGCGTCGGCACCGAAGAACCGGCCGATCCAGTCGAAGTGTTCCAGCGCCTTCTCGGCCGGGACGGACTCGACGCCGACGCCCAGGCCACGGCCGATCGCCTCGGCGATGCTGCGGGACTCGATGCCCTCTTCGGCGACCGCGTGCAGCACCGAACCGGCCGGAGCCGACTCCACGGCGAGGCGCACCAGGTGCGCGGCGTCGAGGCGGTGCACGGCCGGCCAGCGATTGGTTCCGTCGTCGATGAAGGCGGAGACGCCGCGCTCGCGGGCCACCTGGACGAGGACGGCGATGAAGCCGTGATCGCCGGGGCCGTGCACGGTCGGTGCGAAACGCACGACGACCGGGCGGACGCCACGTTCGGCGAAGGAGAGGGCCTGCACCGCGTTGGCGACCCGGGGATGCACGGCGGGGTCGGGTACATCCGATTCGGTGCCGACCCGTCCGGGAGCCAGGCCCAGCGTTCCGGAGGCGATCACGAGTGGCCGGTCGCCACCGGCCAGGGCCGTGCCGAGCACTTCGATCGTCTGCCGATCAAGTGCTGCTGCCTCGGCCATCTGGGAGAAGTCGTGGTGGTAGCCGAGGTGCACAACGCCGTCGGAGTCGGCCGCCGCCGCCCGCAGGACGTCGGCATCGTTCAGGTCGCCGCGGCGCACCTCGGCCCCCAGGCCGGCCACGATCTCGGCCGCGGAGTCCGAACGGGCCAGTCCCACCACCTGGTGTCCCGCCTCGAGAAGTTCGGAGACGACGGCCGAACCGATCCACCCGGATGCTCCGGTAACGAAAACACGCATGACTACCTCCATAGATTGCGCACTCCAGCCCTGATGACACTGGATGACATCACCTTAGCAGGTCATGTCATGTGATGACATCAGTACACTCACGCCATGGTCAGATGGGAGCCGGACGCCGCCGGACGTCTCGGGCAAGCCGCGATGGAGCTCTACCTCGAACGCGGCTACGAGCAGACCACGGTCGCCGAGATCGCCGAGCGCGCCGGCCTCACCGCCCGCACCTTCTTCCGCCACTACGCCGACAAGCGCGAGGTTCTCTTCGCCGGGGCTGGCGCCTTCCAGGCCAACATCATCGCGGCCCTCGAAGCGGCTGAGAGCGCGGCGCCGGCTATGGAGGTCGTCGCCACTGCCCTCGACGCGGCGGCCACCTCGCTCGGCGCCCATCACGAGCACGCCCGCCAGCGGTACACCGTCATCGCGGCCAATGCTGAGCTGCGGGAGCGGGAACTCACCAAGATGGCGACGCTGGCCCTCGCGCTGGCCGACGGCCTGCGTCGCCGTGACGTCCCGGAACCGACGGCCAGCCTGGCCGCCGAGACCGGCGTGGCCGTCTTCCGGGTGGCCTTCGAACGGTGGGTAACCGAGCCCGGTGACCTTGATCTGCGGCAACTCCTCCGCGAGGCATTCGCGCAGCTGCGATCGCTGAGCCTCGCCTGACGGGTTCGATGTTCCAGGACGCGTTCGCTGTTCCATGACGCGTTCGCTATTCGAGGGCGTCCTGGCGCAGTCGTCGGTGGCTGTGCCGAGCGGTGGCCAACTCCTGGTCCGAGGCCTCCTCGAAGGCGATCAGCGCATTGTCAGCATGGGGGAGGGCGCTCAGAATCTCGTCGAGTTTGCGGTTGGTGACCGAGCGATCGCGTTCCTGCGTGTGCTGGATGACGAAGACCATGGCCAGGGTGAGCGCGGCGACCAGGGTCTGGAAGATCGTCTCCAGGCGCGACGGGAACCCGATGCTGACACTGAACACGACCCAGAGAATGTCAGCCAGAACAACCACGACCGCCAGCATCGGACGGGACGCGATTCGGTCGATGCCGTGTAGCAGCCGGCTACTCGGGGCACGGCTACTCGACGGTGAGCTGAGCTCGCGGATGGGTTCGCGGATGGGTCGGATTAGGGCACCTTCGCTTCGCTGGGGTCGGCCGGCGCCGAAACCAGCGGCGCCGTCGCGGCGTTGGGGCCGCTACAGCCGTTCCTCCTCCATCTACCCATCTCGCGGCGCACCGAAACGGCGGGTATGGCCAGGTAGTGGCTGGTCTCAGGCAGCGGCCAGGCGGAGCTTACGGATCACATCGTCGACGTGCAGGCGCGACCGCATCAACTGCTCGGCCGGGGTCAGCTCATCCGCCGTCGACCAGTACGGCATGTACTGACGAAGCGCGGCCACCACCATCAGCGCCTCGATCACCGACAGCTCCACCACGATCCGATCACACTCAGAATCAGGCGTCATGCATCGATGCTAGGACCCGGCAGCGAAGATGGAAGCACTTTTCGCCATGAAATGATGGGCTCATGGCCAGCCGCCAACCCGGAGCTCCAGTGAAGTCGGTGAGCGTCGACCGCGGGCAGGCTGATCTCTCCCGCTGGCCGTACACGATGCCCGTCGTCGCCCAGATCGTCGAGCAGGGTCTGGATCTCAGCCCGGGGTTGACGATCCTGATCGGGCAGAACGGCTCTGGAAAGTCCACGCTCGTCGAGGCGTTGGCCGCGGCGTGGGGTCGGCGCATCACTGCGTTTCGAAGTGACTGGCTCCAGCGCGCGGCTGCGGAGCCATCGACGGAGGACTCCGACCTCAACCGCTCGATGCGCCTCCACTACACGCCCGGTGGTGCTACCGGCGGCCTCTTCCTACGAGCCGAGCGCCTGCATGCCCAGGCGGAGTGGTTCAGCGGGCGAGGTCGGTGGAGTGACCGGATGGCCGGCGTCGACGTGCTCGCCCGCAGCCACGGCGAGGGTTTCCTGGAGATTCTCGCGGCGATGGTCTCGGACCCGGGACTCTATGTGCTCGACGAGCCCGAGTCGGCCCTGTCGTTCGACAGCTGCCTGATGCTGCTCACCCTGATGTCCGACATGATCGCCGCGGGCAGCCAGTTGGTGCTGGCGACGCACTCGCCGATTCTGGCCGCCATGCCGGGCGCGCTGCTGCTGCAACTGGACGAGGGCGGTATCCGCCCGGTCAGTTACGACGAGACCGACCTGGTGACATCGTGGCGCAGTTTCCTGAACACGCCTGAGGCGTTCCTGCGTCACCTGACCTGACCGGTCAGTCCGCCCGCGCCCGAAAAGACGAGGCCCCCACCGGGATGGTGAGGGCCTCGCCGTGGACGTCCGCTCCTAGCAGTTGTTGGTCGGCTTGCTTCCGGCGAAGCGAGCGGCCAGGAAGTTCACCATGTCGGTCTGCTGGACGACAGCCTCCAGAGCGTGCTCGGCGAAGAGATCACGGTGGGTCTGGATCACTGCGCCCTTGCTGCACCAGGTCTTGACCAGAGCGTCGTCCTGGGCCAGCGGGACGATCTCGTCCGGGATCGCGTGGTAGTCGTAGACCGGGTTGGAGGCGGCCGGGGCGTTGGCCCCGAGAGTGTCGAGCTTCAACACGGCGGCCACCGAGGGGACCGTCAGCGGATCCGAGACCGTGACGTCGTCGGTGAGCTTGCGGAAGGCGTACTTGGAGAGGATGTCGGTGAGGCAGAGCCCCTTCGACGCGTCGGCGAAGTCGGACTGTCCGCGGGCGTTTAGCAGCCCGGTGATGCCGGACTCCGGGAACTCGACGGCGAGGGAGTAGGCCACGGCGTACTCGAATCCGGAGAAGATGCCCCCGTCGATCGAGCGAGCAACGGCGGTCGGGTCGGCCGGCAGGCCGCCGACCGCGGTGCCGAGGAGCTTCACGTCCGGTGCGTAGGAGGGCTGCAGCTGTGCGGCCCAGCCCGTCGCCTCAGCGCCGCCGGAGTATCCGGTGATCGCCCACGGGTTACCGGCGCCGATGCCCATCGAGTTGAACTGCTTGACGGCGCGGATGCCGTCGAGGATGGCGTGTCCGGCCTCGGGGCCGGCCAGGAAGACGGACTTCGGTCCCTCGAAGTCGGGGATGGCCACGGCCCAGCCCTTGCCCAGGAGCGCGGCGAGCGAATCCAGCGGCTCACCGGCGCCGGAGGCGTAGGCGTAGGAGGGCGAGCACTTCAGCCCGACGCTGTCCTCGGGCTCCTGCATCGAGACGACCGGGCGGGCTCCCTTGCCGCTCCAGGCCGCATTCGGCACGACGATCGTCGTCACGGCCAGGATGGCGGCGTTGTGCGAGTCATTGCTGCGGTAGGAGATCTGCGCCGCCGTCGCGGAGACGCCGGAGACGCTGATCGGGGAGGGGCGGGTGGCGACGATCTGCCCCGGCTGGTAGGAGCCGAGGTTGGCCGGAGCGGCGTAGAACGGGTCCTGATCCGGCGTGACCGAGCCCGCCGTCACCGACGATGAGGCCGAGGCGCCCTGAGCCAAAGGAACAACAGCGATGCCGGCCGCTACGGCCAGCACGGTAGGAACTAGATAGCGAGCACGCATTGGCTCTCCCCGAAGTATTCGAGCATGCCAAATAAGCCGCAAAAGTATGGGCATTCGTACACGCTGAGGATGTGACGGTACTGGCGGTACCGGTATGACCAGTGTGACGGTAGACGCACCCGGTCGGCGAAAGCAAGAGATCGGCGCAAGAATTTCTGCTGGTTTGTCCGCCGGCCCCGGCTCGACCCGACATCGAGCGGCGACCCGGCACTAATGTCGAACTAGAGCTTCCGGCTCCGACCTACGTCCGTATCCGGCCGCGACCAGACCGCTGCGGCCTCGCCCGTCGAGAAGGAGCTTCGCCATGAAATACGTGATCCTGATCCACAGCAACCCTGACCCGTGGGGGCATCCGACCTCTATCTACACCGACGAGGGGCGCGCGCTGCCGGCCGGCCTCAACGAGGAGATGGACCGGGCATTCACCGCCCTGCTCGAAGAGATCTCAGCATCGGGGGAGTTCGTGAGCGCTGAGGCGCTCGGGGATCCGAGTTCGTCCACCATCTACACCTGGAGCCGGCAGGGGCATCTCGCGATCGACGGACCGTATGCCGAGACCAAGGAGCAGTTGGCCGGGTTCTTCCTCATCGACTGCCAGAGCCGGGAACGGGCCGAGGAGATCGCGGCCCAGTTCGCCCAGCCCGGCGGCAGCGTCGAACTGCGGCCGGTCATGACCCTCGGGGCCGACGACGACTAACGGCGACGAGTTGGAGGACCTCTGGCGCCGCAGCGCCCCCCGGGCACTCGCCGCGCTGCTGCGTCGCTATGGGGACTTCGATGCGAGCGAGGACGCCGTCCAGGAGGCGCTGCTGGCGGCGTCGCGGCAGTGGCCCGACGAGGGCGTCCCCGAGGATCCGACGGCGTGGCTCATCACGGTCGCATCGCGCCGGCTGATCGACGGCTGGCGGAGCGATCGGGCCCGAGCCCGGCGGGAGGAGCAGACCGCCCGCAGCGATGCTCCCGTCCATACCGCGGCCCGGGAAGGCGTCTGGCCCGCGGCCGATGAGCCTCCACCGGTCGACGACTCAGTGCTGCTGCTACTGCTCTGCTGTCACCCGTCCCTGCCCCGACCGGCGCAGGTCGCGCTGACGCTGCGCGCGGTCGGGGGATTGACGACGGCCCAGATCGCCCGTGGCTTCCTGGTGCCAGAGGCGACGATGGCGCAGCGGATCACCCGGGCCAAGGCCCAGCTGCGCCAGCTCGACCAGCCATTCCGGACACCGGCGCCGGTGGAGTTGCCGCAGCGGGTCGAGGCGGTCACGCAGGTGCTCTATCTGATCTTCACCGAAGGGCACAGCAGTACGGCCGGTGGCGGGCTCTACGACATCTCCCTGACAGATGAGGCGATTCGCTTGAGCCGGGAGCTGCACCGGCGGCTTCCCGCGGTACCGGAGGTGAGCGGGTTGCTCGCGCTCATGCTCCTCACCGACGCCCGCCGCCCCGCCCGGACTGATGACGCTGGACGGCTGATCCCGCTGGCCGAGCAGGACCGCACCCGCTGGGACTGGACCCGGGCACAGGAAGGCATACGTCTTATTGAGCAGGCACTCCCGGTCGGCCGGGTCGGCCCGCTGCAACTACAGGCGGCGATCGCGGCGGTGCACGCCGAGGCCAGGACGAGCCGCGAGACCGACTGGGCACAGATCGAGGTCCTCTATCAGATGCTGGCCGCCGTCGCCCCGAGTCCGGTCGTGACGCTGAATCACGCGGTGGCTCTGGCGATGGTCGAGGGCCCGCAGGCCGGCCTTGAGCGTCTCGAACCGCTGCTCGCCGACCGGCAACTGCGGCGCAGCCACCGCCTCTTCGCGGTTCGGGCGCACCTGCTGGAGTTGGACGGTCAACTCGCGGCGGCGCGGCTGGACTACGCCACGGCGGCCCGGCTCGCCACCAGCATTCCGGAGCAGCGTTACCTCAACGCGGCGGTGGCCCGGTTGGCGGCCGCCACTGCGTAGGGTGGCGAGATGACCAGTTCGGCGCTCGATTCGTGGCGCACCGCCCGACCGGTGTCGGTCTGGCTGGACAATCCGCAGCGGCCACCGGCCCATCCCTCGCTCGCCGGCGATACCCACACCGACCTGCTGGTCGTCGGTGGCGGCTTCACCGGGCTCTGGACGGCCTTACTCGCCAAGGAGCGCGACCCCGATGCGGACGTCGTGCTCGTCGAGGGTGCGCGCATCGGCTGGGCGGCCTCCGGACGTAACGGAGGATTCTGCGCGGCCAGCCTCACCCATGGCGAGGCGAACGGACGTGATCGCTTCGGTGCCGAGTACGAGACGCTGCACCGTCTGGGGTTGCAGAATCTCGACGAGATCGAGGCGGCGCTGACCCGCTACGGCATCGACTGCGGATGGGAGCGCACCGGCGAGCTGGACGTGGCTACCCAGCCGTACCAGGTCGAGGACCTGCGGGCCGCCGATGGCGAGTTCCTCGATACCGAATCCGTCCGCCGCGAGCTGGCCTCGCCGACCTACCTGGCCGGCAGTTGGAACCGCCGCAGTACGGCTATTCTCGATCCGGCTCGCCTGGCCTGGGGGTTGGCGAGAGCCTGTGAATCATTGGGTGTTCGCATCTACGAGGAGTCCCGGGCCACTGCTCTGAAGCGCGACGGCGACGAGGTCGCAGTGGCGGTGAATGGCCGGACGGTGACGGCGCGGCGGGTCGCGCTCGGCACGAACGTCTTCCCGAACCTGCTGCGTCGCGTTCGTTCCTACGTGGTCCCCGTCTACGACTACGTGCTGGCCACCGAACCGCTGACGGCGACGCAGCTCGACGCGATCGGTTGGCGCAACCGGCAGGGGGTCGGCGACAGCGCCAACCAGTTCCACTACTACCGGCTGACCGCGGAGAGCAGGATTCTCTGGGGCGGCTACGACGCGGTCTACTACTTCGGCAGCTCGGTGAGGACGCGTTACGACCAGCGGGACGCCACCTTCGAACTACTCGCGCGGCACTTCGTCGAGACGTTCCCGCAGTTGGCCGAGGTGCGGTTCGAGTATCGCTGGGGCGGCGCCATCGACACCTGCACCCGCTTCTGCGCCTTCTACGGCACGGCGCTGGACGGGCGGGTGAGTTACGCGCTCGGGTACACCGGTCTGGGCGTCGGGGCGACCCGCTTCGGGGCCAACGTGATGCTCGACAAGCTCGCCGGGGAGATCACCGAACGGACTGAGCTTGAGATGGTTCGCCGCAAGCCACTGCCATTTCCACCCGAGCCGGTGAAGTACGCCGGAATCCAGCTCACCCGGCGCTCGCTGGCCAAGGCCGATCGTCACGACGGGCAGCGCGACCTCTTTCTGCGGACGCTGGATCGCCTCGGTCTCGGCTTCGACTCATAGCATCGGTGCTACGCCATCGTGTGGCTGGTCGGGCTAGCCGATAGTCAATACCCTGAAATTACTGAAGGAACCGATCGCTCCCTGACCGAAGGCGCGCTCCGAGGCTGGGATCGAGACGCTGTAGGGCGCCGAGGCGGGGTCGCAAGTTCCGGCGCCGGATGCGCTCGGCGGCGTGCAGCCGTACTGGAACGGGAAGGCGTCGAGGAGACTGAAGAGCCCGTGGCCGATCGAGAATGACTTGATCTTTCCGACCAGTGGTTCCCCCGATCCGAGCGACGGGTACGTGCCGCTGAACGGAGTGTGCTGCTTGTCGAGCGGAACTCCGACGTTGGTGACGATCGCCACCGGAACGCCGTCGAGCGTGTAGGTGACCGAATTCAGCGAGCCGATCTGGCCGTACGTGATGGCGACGTTGTGGGTAACCCCAGGGCGAATCGGAATGTTCTTGATGATCTGGGTGTAGGCCTTGTCCAGGCCGACGGTGGTGGCGCCGGGGCAGTTCGGGCTGGTGGTGTTGTTGGTGACGCTGGTCGGAAGGCGCTCGATCAGCGGGAAGGCATAGTTGCTCGAGACGAACCAGTCGAAGAGTTGCCCACTGCAGAAGTCGATCATGTTCAGCACGACGGCCGCCTGCTGACCTTCGAGCACGGCTGCCTGATACGGCTTGGCCGCGAGGTTCGCCGGGTCGAAGGAACCGGGTGGGCCGTACTGGCCGTGCACTACATGACCCGCCGTCGCGCCTGGAGTGCTCGCCTTGATGTCCACCGAGAAGGTGAGGGCGCCGGTCTTCGGCACCGGGAACGTCTCGTTACTGACGGCCAGGTACTTGAGGTGATCGAAGACGCTGTAGTCGACGCCGCTCTTGAACGGCGCGTCGCTGACGGTGAAGACGCCGGAGTTCGACACGCTCTGCGTCGCGTTGTCGAGGGGGCCGTAGATGTTCGACCACTTCTGGTTGTACTGGGCCAACGAGGTCGAGTCGTAGCTGACCAGCTTGATCAGGCTCGCCGCGTCGGCTGAGCTGCCGGGCACAGCGGTGAGGCCAGCTGCGACCAGTACCGAGGCGAGCAGCGTGATCGCCGAGCGGCGCCGGAGTCGCGGACGTCGGGCAGGACGCAGTGACGGTTGCATGTGGCACACCCCCAGGAGAGCGGAGGACCAGCCCGTAGTCGGAGGTGGTGTCGCATCCGCTGTCCGTAACGTAGTCGACTGTCGACCGTTTGCCAAGGGTCATCTGCTGCGCTGTCACTCCTGGCGGTTAGCCTCGTTGGCGTGCATATGCTCCACCAGGTCGGGCGATCCTATGGTTGACGAGTCCGACGTCCGCGACATCGCGCTGCGCCTGGCCGGCGTTGAGGAGATCGAGTCCGAGGGGTTCGATTTTCGCGTTCTGGGAAAGGGATTCGTCTGGTCCTACCCGGAGCGACTTCCGGGTCAGCGACGAACAATTCGCACCGACATCGCCGTTCTCTATGTCGGAGACGAGGCCGAGAAGCAGGCGCTGCTGCTGGGCGAACCAGAGGTGTTCTTCACGACCCGGGGCTACGACGGCTGGCCGCTGGTGATGCTTCGTCTGGAGAAGGTGAATAGCCGCCGCCTAAAGGAACTGGTCACCGACGCGTGGCGAATGCGCTCGGCCGACCAGTTCCCGAGTCCGGCCCAGCAGTCGCCGCGCCGACGCTGAACTACGCCGACCCGGTCCATTGAAGGACACGGGCCGGCGAAGTCTCGCCCGCCGCTAGGCGGCTATTGGGCTAGGCGGCGCTGGCGATGGTGAAGGTGGTGCTGAGCGGCGTGCTCCGTTCTGAGCCGCCGACGTAAACCGTGTAGGTGCCGGCGGCGATCTGCCACTTGTTGGTCGTGGTGTTGAAGTAGCTCAGCGGATTAGTCGGACCAGCCGGGTCGATCGTCACGGTGATCGTGGTGGCGCCGCCCGCGGCGATGGTGCGCTTCGCGTAGCCGACGAGTCGCTTGGGTGGCTCGCCGGTGCTGCTGGGCAAGCCGACGTAGACCTCGGCCACCTCGGCACCGGCGACCGCGCCCGTGTTCGCCACCTGGAACTTGACGTTGACGGGCGTCTTCGCCGTGACCACCGCCGGTGTCACTTTGAGGTTGGCGTAGTCGAAGGTCGTGTACGACAGCCCGTAGCCGAAGGGGAAGAGCGGCTTGATTCCGGCGACGTCGTAGGCCTTGTAGCCGACGTTGATCCCCTCGCCGTAGGTCACGTTGAGGTTGGTCGCGGTCGCCCACGGGTTGGTGATGCCGGCCGGAATCGCCGAGTCGCTGGTCGGGTAGGTAACGGTCAGCTTTCCGCTCGGGTTCACGTCACCCCAGAGCACACTGGCCAGCGCTGCCCCCTGCTCCTGACCGCCGAAGTAGGTCTCGACGACGGCGGGAACCGAACTGAGCCACGGCATGGTGACCGGTCCGGAGTTGGCGAGCACGACAATCGTCTTCGGGTTGGCGGCCCGGACCGCTTCGACGAGTTCGTTGGAACTCTGCGGCAGTTTCAGCGACACCCGGTCGCGCTGCTCGCCCTCATACGTCCGGACATAGACGATGGCGACCTGGGCCTTCTTGGCTGCGGCGGCCGCCGCCTTGATCGTCGGCGAGTAGGTGTCAGCCGGCGTCTTCCACTGCAGCAGAAGTGTTCCCGGCTCCAGGCTGTCGAAGGGGTGCGTGGCCTGGTACGTGATGTGCAGCGTGTGCGGCACCCCAGCCACCAGTGAGAGCACCGGTGAGGCGGCGTTGGACTTCACGCCGTCGGCCCCGGTCATGTTGATGATCTGGGTTCCGTCCAGGCTCAGCGTCGCCTGGCCGAATCCGGTGAGGTCGAGGGTGTAGCTGCCGCTCTTCGGTGCCGTGATCGTGCCGTCGTAGACCACCGACTGCTGATCGGTCGGCGAGGTCACGGGCGGTTCGGGCACCTGCGACGTCTGCCCGGCCCAGAGCCCGAAGGTGGTGAGGAAGCCGACGTCGTAATTCACCTGCTTTTCGACGCGAATCGTAGCCGGATTCCCTTGGAATGACGTGTTGTCCCAGTAGTAGGCCTGTAGCCCGGTGCCGATCCCGTTCGTCGGTTTGAGTACCGACGATGGCACGGTGGTCATGCTGCTCGACTCCAGCATCGATGCTGCATTCACCGGGTCGTTGCCGGCTACCCAGTTAACGCTGGCATTTCCGGCGTGAGCGAGAATCCCGTTGAGAACAGGGGTCTCCTGTGTCGGGCTGACCCATGGGGCACCGCTCGGCGCGGCCAGGATGTTGGCGTCGGCGCCGATGACGGCGATGGACTTGGTGGCCGGGCTGAGTGGGAGCGTGCTGTTGGTGTTCTTGAGCAGGGTGATCGCCGACTCCTCCGTCTTGAGGGCGACGGCGTCGTGCGCGGCGACCGGAATGGCCGACGGTGTGTAGGCGTGGTCGAAGATTCCGAGACGGAACATCGTGGTGA
Coding sequences within it:
- a CDS encoding Predicted Zn-dependent protease, minimal metalloprotease (MMP)-like domain, yielding MGLMELVDPAAFEQMVAVALDGLPPKLAAVMRNVAVTVDNDSPQLGLLGLYRGVPLTARTSHYSAVLPDRITIFRHAICAICRNEAEVVEQVRRTVIHEIGHHFGIDDERLHELGW
- a CDS encoding Nucleoside-diphosphate-sugar epimerase → MRVFVTGASGWIGSAVVSELLEAGHQVVGLARSDSAAEIVAGLGAEVRRGDLNDADVLRAAAADSDGVVHLGYHHDFSQMAEAAALDRQTIEVLGTALAGGDRPLVIASGTLGLAPGRVGTESDVPDPAVHPRVANAVQALSFAERGVRPVVVRFAPTVHGPGDHGFIAVLVQVARERGVSAFIDDGTNRWPAVHRLDAAHLVRLAVESAPAGSVLHAVAEEGIESRSIAEAIGRGLGVGVESVPAEKALEHFDWIGRFFGADAPASNSRTRELMDWAPTHPGLIADLEAGSYFSG
- a CDS encoding transcriptional regulator, TetR family; the encoded protein is MVRWEPDAAGRLGQAAMELYLERGYEQTTVAEIAERAGLTARTFFRHYADKREVLFAGAGAFQANIIAALEAAESAAPAMEVVATALDAAATSLGAHHEHARQRYTVIAANAELRERELTKMATLALALADGLRRRDVPEPTASLAAETGVAVFRVAFERWVTEPGDLDLRQLLREAFAQLRSLSLA
- a CDS encoding Low affinity iron permease, with translation MLAVVVVLADILWVVFSVSIGFPSRLETIFQTLVAALTLAMVFVIQHTQERDRSVTNRKLDEILSALPHADNALIAFEEASDQELATARHSHRRLRQDALE
- a CDS encoding Predicted ATPase, translating into MKSVSVDRGQADLSRWPYTMPVVAQIVEQGLDLSPGLTILIGQNGSGKSTLVEALAAAWGRRITAFRSDWLQRAAAEPSTEDSDLNRSMRLHYTPGGATGGLFLRAERLHAQAEWFSGRGRWSDRMAGVDVLARSHGEGFLEILAAMVSDPGLYVLDEPESALSFDSCLMLLTLMSDMIAAGSQLVLATHSPILAAMPGALLLQLDEGGIRPVSYDETDLVTSWRSFLNTPEAFLRHLT
- a CDS encoding Secretory lipase, translated to MRARYLVPTVLAVAAGIAVVPLAQGASASSSVTAGSVTPDQDPFYAAPANLGSYQPGQIVATRPSPISVSGVSATAAQISYRSNDSHNAAILAVTTIVVPNAAWSGKGARPVVSMQEPEDSVGLKCSPSYAYASGAGEPLDSLAALLGKGWAVAIPDFEGPKSVFLAGPEAGHAILDGIRAVKQFNSMGIGAGNPWAITGYSGGAEATGWAAQLQPSYAPDVKLLGTAVGGLPADPTAVARSIDGGIFSGFEYAVAYSLAVEFPESGITGLLNARGQSDFADASKGLCLTDILSKYAFRKLTDDVTVSDPLTVPSVAAVLKLDTLGANAPAASNPVYDYHAIPDEIVPLAQDDALVKTWCSKGAVIQTHRDLFAEHALEAVVQQTDMVNFLAARFAGSKPTNNC
- a CDS encoding Uncharacterized conserved protein, with the protein product MKYVILIHSNPDPWGHPTSIYTDEGRALPAGLNEEMDRAFTALLEEISASGEFVSAEALGDPSSSTIYTWSRQGHLAIDGPYAETKEQLAGFFLIDCQSRERAEEIAAQFAQPGGSVELRPVMTLGADDD
- a CDS encoding RNA polymerase sigma factor, sigma-70 family — translated: MEDLWRRSAPRALAALLRRYGDFDASEDAVQEALLAASRQWPDEGVPEDPTAWLITVASRRLIDGWRSDRARARREEQTARSDAPVHTAAREGVWPAADEPPPVDDSVLLLLLCCHPSLPRPAQVALTLRAVGGLTTAQIARGFLVPEATMAQRITRAKAQLRQLDQPFRTPAPVELPQRVEAVTQVLYLIFTEGHSSTAGGGLYDISLTDEAIRLSRELHRRLPAVPEVSGLLALMLLTDARRPARTDDAGRLIPLAEQDRTRWDWTRAQEGIRLIEQALPVGRVGPLQLQAAIAAVHAEARTSRETDWAQIEVLYQMLAAVAPSPVVTLNHAVALAMVEGPQAGLERLEPLLADRQLRRSHRLFAVRAHLLELDGQLAAARLDYATAARLATSIPEQRYLNAAVARLAAATA
- a CDS encoding Glycine/D-amino acid oxidase, yielding MTSSALDSWRTARPVSVWLDNPQRPPAHPSLAGDTHTDLLVVGGGFTGLWTALLAKERDPDADVVLVEGARIGWAASGRNGGFCAASLTHGEANGRDRFGAEYETLHRLGLQNLDEIEAALTRYGIDCGWERTGELDVATQPYQVEDLRAADGEFLDTESVRRELASPTYLAGSWNRRSTAILDPARLAWGLARACESLGVRIYEESRATALKRDGDEVAVAVNGRTVTARRVALGTNVFPNLLRRVRSYVVPVYDYVLATEPLTATQLDAIGWRNRQGVGDSANQFHYYRLTAESRILWGGYDAVYYFGSSVRTRYDQRDATFELLARHFVETFPQLAEVRFEYRWGGAIDTCTRFCAFYGTALDGRVSYALGYTGLGVGATRFGANVMLDKLAGEITERTELEMVRRKPLPFPPEPVKYAGIQLTRRSLAKADRHDGQRDLFLRTLDRLGLGFDS